In Hermetia illucens chromosome 1, iHerIll2.2.curated.20191125, whole genome shotgun sequence, one genomic interval encodes:
- the LOC119647090 gene encoding uncharacterized protein LOC119647090, with protein MVLYANKICIFLLMVLVSGQLESEEFASDTLGADSQEIYRYVKLPAKSSKHISPLEYDEDYEFEFQPASKSSRPIYLSKAKAPKSVFSPNPKFSSFASHRSLNPRYKNVFFKQPSTFKKHQQLYKPVHPNFHTDLETMKLPLAESEFIAIRNPNPHDFKGNFKLQDVPNLYSLHREFLESASPKQILNYYEDQQKEDDEKLELQLLNDPSPQAKAKYQQFLKSKEDERIEKEYLEELVKKDRQPGTSYDPVRVEPPEFIKKPETPGLRHYRTLNTDPSAYEFEVTFS; from the exons aataaaatatgcatatttctgtTGATGGTTTTGGTGAGCGGTCAACTCGAATCAGAAGAATTCGCTTCCGATACTCTTGGAGCAGATAGCCAAGAGATCTACAGATATGTAAAACTGCCTGCAAAGAGCAGCAAACATATTTCTCCATTAGAG tacGATGAAGACTACGAATTCGAATTTCAACCAGCTTCCAAATCCTCACGTCCAATTTACTTATCAAAAGCGAAAGCACCCAAATCTGTCTTCTCGCCAAACCCTAAATTCTCATCCTTTGCAAGCCATCGTTCACTCAATCCACGATACAAAAACGTTTTCTTCAAGCAGCCATCCACATTCAAAAAACACCAGCAACTATACAAACCCGTTCATCCGAATTTCCACACCGATTTAGAGACGATGAAACTCCCGTTGGCCGAGAGTGAATTCATTGCGATAAGAAACCCAAATCCTCATGATTTCAAAGGAAATTTCAAACTCCAGGACGTGCCCAACCTGTATTCTCTCCACAGGGAATTCCTAGAGTCAGCATCGCCAAAACAGATCCTAAACTACTATGAAGATCAACAGAAAGAAGATGACGAAAAACTTGAGTTACAACTCCTGAACGACCCCAGCCCTCAAGCAAAAGCGAAATACCAACAATTCTTGAAATCCAAAGAGGACGAAAGAATCGAGAAAGAATATCTTGAGGAGCTAgtaaagaaagacagacagccTGGTACCAGCTACGATCCCGTCAGAGTTGAACCACCTGAGTTCATCAAGAAGCCCGAAACTCCTGGATTAAGACACTATCGAACATTAAATACGGACCCAAGTGCATACGAGTTTGAAGTAACATTCTCGTAG